A region of the Candidatus Palauibacter soopunensis genome:
TCACGGCGTACAGCTACGCGAACCGCCTGTACGTCCGCTAGGGCACGCGTTCGAAGCGGCCGTAGTAGTCCATTTCGACGCCCGTCACGCGGGCGGTGGCGTCCAGCATGAACGAGACGCCGATCCTGACGTCGCCGAACCACATGTCGAAGCGGTCGACGTGCCAGTGCTCGAGCGGCATCCGCACCGGCCGCTCGCGCCCATCGAACTCGGCCACGAGCCGCAGTTCGCCGGCCGACTCGGCGGCCCCGTTCACCGACCCGTTGCGTTCGGCGCCTGCCGACGCGCTCGCGGCCGGACGTTCGTGCACTCCCGGCGTCCCGTCCCATCGGCCCAGCCGGCCCTCGGCCGGCATGAGCGGCGGGATCGCTTCGTCCGTCAGTCGGATGCGCAGCTCGCCGGCGTAGCCGTTGCGGTAGGTCCCGACGTAGGCCTCGAGCGGCACCGAGTGACCCTGGTCGAGCCGGGCCGCCTGCCGAGCCTCCTCCGCCTCGAAGGCCCGCCGGTTCCCCTCGGCGACGCTCCGCTCGAATTCCGCGTGCCAGTCGCGGCTCCGGAGCTCTTCTGTGCCCACGAAACGCGCCATCGCCCACTTCGTGAGCACCCACGGAAGCTCGGAGTTCCGGTTCGTCGTCGCCCACACGCCGAAGCCCTGTTCCGGCGCCAGCGCGATCGAGCAGTTGAACCCCAGCGCGTTCCCTCCGTGGCCCACGCCCGTGACGTCCCCGAATCTCCCTGTGGACCAGCCCATCGCGTACGCGCCCGGCCCCTCGAAGGGCATCCAACTGCTCGGGTTCCGAATCACGGTGTGCGGCGTATGCATGAGCTCGACGGATGAGCGGGAGAGCGGGGGGTTCGGGTGGGTGCCGACGTGGAACCGCATCCACTCGGTGATCTCGTCCGCCGATGTGATCACGCCGCCGGAGGGCACGGTGACGTCCTCGGCGTACTGCCAGGGCACCGGCTCCAGCGGCATTCCCGTGGTCGCCGCGTTCCCGATGAACCTCCGCTCGATGATCGCATGCGGCTCGGCGTGGTTCGGGCTCGCGTTGGCGGGCGCCATGCGCGCCGTCGTCGTCGTCATCCCCAGCGGATTCCAGAGTTTCTCCCGCGCATAGGAGTCCCAGTCCGTTCCGGAGACGGTCTCCACGAGGTGACCCGTGAGAACGAACATGTCGTTCGTGTACCCGTAGCGATCACGGAAAGCGTGGTCCGGGTCGGTGTGGGGGAGTCGCATGAGATAGTCGCGCCTGTCGGCGACGAGCGGGCGCAGCGGCTGATTGCTCCCGGTTCCGACACGGTGCGTCACGATGTCCCGCACGCGGATCTCTTGCGTCGTCCACGGGTCGTGGAGACGGAACCAGGGGATGTGGTCCGTGATGCGGTCGTCCCAGCGCAGTTTCCCCTCTTCGACCAGCGAGGCGATCGTCGCGGCCCCGAACGCCTTCGAGCAGGAACCGATGCTGAACAGCGTCCCTGCGTCCACCGGCGTGTCCCGACCCAGTTCGCGCACGCCGTAGCCGGTGGATAGATAGCTCTCGCCCTTGTACACGATGGCCAGCCCCAGTCCGGGTACCTCCCACCGCGCCATCGCGTCCTCGACCCACGCGTCGATCTCTTCGACCGCGGGGGGAGGCGGGGCGGGAGACTGCGCCTGCGCGGCCTGGGCTTGGGCCGCGAGCAGGAACGCTGCTCCGAGAAGCACCGTGGCCGGTACGCCGCGGCGCCGCGTT
Encoded here:
- a CDS encoding serine hydrolase, whose translation is MQPTRRRGVPATVLLGAAFLLAAQAQAAQAQSPAPPPPAVEEIDAWVEDAMARWEVPGLGLAIVYKGESYLSTGYGVRELGRDTPVDAGTLFSIGSCSKAFGAATIASLVEEGKLRWDDRITDHIPWFRLHDPWTTQEIRVRDIVTHRVGTGSNQPLRPLVADRRDYLMRLPHTDPDHAFRDRYGYTNDMFVLTGHLVETVSGTDWDSYAREKLWNPLGMTTTTARMAPANASPNHAEPHAIIERRFIGNAATTGMPLEPVPWQYAEDVTVPSGGVITSADEITEWMRFHVGTHPNPPLSRSSVELMHTPHTVIRNPSSWMPFEGPGAYAMGWSTGRFGDVTGVGHGGNALGFNCSIALAPEQGFGVWATTNRNSELPWVLTKWAMARFVGTEELRSRDWHAEFERSVAEGNRRAFEAEEARQAARLDQGHSVPLEAYVGTYRNGYAGELRIRLTDEAIPPLMPAEGRLGRWDGTPGVHERPAASASAGAERNGSVNGAAESAGELRLVAEFDGRERPVRMPLEHWHVDRFDMWFGDVRIGVSFMLDATARVTGVEMDYYGRFERVP